A window of Sulfuricurvum sp. contains these coding sequences:
- a CDS encoding NFACT family protein, producing the protein MKFSYFKQIVLYMQHFDHIVAAYRLNDSSLRIVFNRENSWNFELNGGDSGISIGESASRGKMYQAPFDMLLAKRFNRSTVQSISMHNSDKILRLTAGMSGSYKSLTTTLQLEFTGKHTNAIILDEEGRVLEALRHIDEEVSSRSVRVGQILLDPPPIPYEPKEYPLEDVRGFLVDEFNRRNNGNLERLKKEKLLLLNKRLIQLKKHLNGLENELLLLEEAQHSQHIGHLILANLASIRPYDTEIVLDDFDGTPLRIILAPRCPTPSSQAEHFFKRSKKGKQKAIGLYRERHNLEEKIRHLELFIQTVSSATTPEEITLLFPQKGEKSRLKTSDSIAQFWIEGVKVSLGKSEKGNIELLQNAKARDIWMHLKDRPSAHVIISTDKQQLPEKILETAAKLCVDFSVFEKGSYLVDYTPRREVRVQEGANVLYTNYKTLAINR; encoded by the coding sequence ATGAAATTTTCTTATTTTAAACAGATTGTATTATACATGCAACACTTCGATCATATTGTCGCTGCGTATCGTTTAAACGACAGTTCACTCCGTATTGTTTTTAATCGTGAGAACAGTTGGAATTTTGAGCTCAATGGAGGGGATTCAGGGATTAGTATCGGGGAGTCGGCATCTCGAGGGAAAATGTATCAAGCCCCTTTTGATATGCTCCTCGCAAAACGGTTTAATCGTTCTACTGTTCAAAGTATATCGATGCACAATAGCGACAAGATACTTCGTCTCACGGCAGGGATGAGCGGTTCGTATAAAAGTCTTACTACTACATTGCAGCTAGAGTTTACCGGCAAACATACCAATGCAATTATTCTTGATGAGGAGGGGAGGGTTCTCGAAGCCCTTCGCCATATCGATGAAGAGGTCTCTTCTCGCAGTGTTCGTGTAGGTCAAATTCTCCTCGATCCTCCACCGATTCCGTATGAACCGAAAGAGTACCCGCTAGAGGACGTTCGAGGTTTTTTAGTTGATGAATTTAATCGACGAAATAACGGCAATTTAGAACGTTTAAAAAAAGAGAAATTACTGTTGTTAAATAAACGTCTGATACAGCTTAAAAAACATCTAAATGGTTTGGAAAATGAGTTATTGCTTCTCGAAGAAGCTCAACACTCTCAACATATCGGTCATCTGATTTTGGCAAATCTTGCCTCCATCCGCCCTTATGATACGGAGATTGTATTAGACGATTTTGATGGAACACCGTTAAGGATAATCTTGGCACCACGGTGCCCAACCCCTTCATCTCAGGCAGAACATTTCTTTAAACGCTCTAAAAAAGGGAAACAAAAAGCGATAGGACTCTACCGTGAACGTCATAATCTTGAGGAGAAAATTCGCCATTTGGAGCTTTTTATCCAAACGGTGAGCAGTGCTACTACTCCCGAAGAGATTACCCTTCTTTTTCCTCAAAAAGGGGAAAAAAGCCGTCTTAAAACCTCCGATTCTATCGCACAGTTTTGGATAGAGGGGGTAAAAGTATCGCTTGGAAAAAGTGAAAAAGGGAATATCGAGCTCCTCCAAAACGCGAAAGCACGCGATATATGGATGCATCTCAAAGATCGCCCCTCCGCTCACGTCATCATCTCGACCGATAAACAGCAACTTCCCGAAAAAATTCTCGAAACAGCGGCAAAACTGTGTGTCGATTTCTCTGTATTTGAAAAAGGATCTTATTTGGTCGATTATACTCCCCGTAGAGAAGTTCGGGTCCAAGAGGGGGCGAATGTCCTCTATACCAATTACAAAACATTAGCAATAAATAGATGA
- a CDS encoding methyl-accepting chemotaxis protein, whose product MDLFNTIKSKFILNLVAAIGAILISVIVAYFIAVGSIKEIMISDLNTVADALEKNVNYIANIEPKAYQEVGFKEEIKKIKIGKSGYVYFINSEGVMTIHPKDEGKNKAGHDYIDHIRSDKAGGIYEYVSATTGQDKIAAYRYISAWDMWVIPGINKADYFDELRSSFFKWFLLLGTILTAILIAINYISGTSILRPIEELDRVSSDLAHGNGDLTKRLPIRNANDEIGVASKYLNSFIDKIQNTINDTKNITSSAVGSTSSLNAAAENLSVQSEKTNTIAQNTNATAAEIGTTLEQSVQMAQESLKNSQSTEQELGHVREIANAITTEIHNTTQMSNELAERFAQLSSDAASVSGVLSIISDIADQTNLLALNAAIEAARAGEHGRGFAVVADEVRKLAERTQKSLTEINSTISIVIQSISDSSDMMSANGKNIERLADRSEEIDLKINSASQVLRANVNASRQSAQEAEAMANKIKEIIAKVSTMSELSQHNQEDIRKISSIASELYTAATNLNAQLGQFKT is encoded by the coding sequence ATGGATCTATTTAACACCATTAAGTCAAAGTTTATTCTGAACCTCGTTGCAGCAATAGGAGCTATCCTTATTAGCGTGATTGTAGCATACTTCATTGCCGTAGGCTCAATCAAAGAGATCATGATCAGTGATCTTAATACTGTTGCCGATGCACTCGAAAAGAATGTGAACTATATCGCCAACATAGAGCCCAAAGCGTATCAAGAAGTAGGGTTTAAAGAGGAGATCAAAAAGATTAAAATCGGAAAAAGTGGTTATGTCTATTTTATCAATTCGGAGGGGGTAATGACGATTCACCCCAAAGATGAGGGGAAAAATAAAGCTGGGCATGATTATATTGATCATATCCGTTCCGATAAAGCGGGAGGGATATATGAGTATGTCTCCGCTACTACGGGACAGGATAAAATTGCCGCTTACCGTTATATCTCCGCATGGGATATGTGGGTTATCCCCGGAATCAATAAAGCCGATTATTTTGATGAACTTCGATCAAGTTTTTTTAAATGGTTTCTCCTCTTGGGGACTATTTTAACCGCTATTTTAATAGCTATCAACTATATTTCAGGAACCAGTATCCTCCGTCCTATCGAAGAACTCGATCGTGTTTCCAGCGATTTGGCACACGGAAATGGAGATCTTACAAAACGTCTTCCGATACGTAATGCTAATGATGAAATCGGGGTAGCGAGTAAATATCTCAATAGCTTTATCGATAAAATCCAAAATACGATCAATGATACCAAAAATATAACTTCATCTGCTGTCGGGTCCACCTCAAGCCTTAATGCTGCGGCAGAAAATCTCTCAGTTCAATCTGAAAAAACCAACACCATTGCCCAAAATACCAATGCCACTGCTGCTGAAATCGGAACAACACTGGAACAAAGCGTACAAATGGCACAAGAGAGTCTTAAAAATAGCCAATCAACCGAACAAGAACTGGGTCATGTACGTGAAATTGCCAACGCTATTACTACCGAGATTCACAACACCACCCAAATGAGCAATGAATTAGCAGAACGCTTTGCACAACTCTCTTCGGATGCAGCCAGTGTTAGCGGAGTACTCAGCATCATTAGCGATATCGCTGATCAAACCAACCTTCTCGCTCTCAATGCTGCTATCGAAGCGGCACGGGCTGGCGAACATGGACGCGGATTTGCCGTCGTTGCCGATGAAGTACGTAAACTCGCAGAACGTACCCAAAAAAGCTTGACGGAGATCAACTCGACCATCTCTATCGTGATCCAATCAATCTCGGATTCTTCGGACATGATGAGTGCAAACGGTAAAAATATCGAACGTCTTGCCGATCGAAGCGAGGAAATTGATCTTAAAATCAATTCCGCATCTCAAGTGCTTCGCGCCAATGTAAATGCAAGCCGACAAAGTGCCCAAGAGGCTGAAGCAATGGCAAATAAAATCAAAGAGATTATCGCAAAAGTTTCTACCATGTCGGAACTCTCTCAGCATAACCAAGAAGATATTCGTAAAATATCCTCGATTGCCAGTGAACTCTATACAGCTGCGACCAACCTTAACGCTCAATTAGGACAATTTAAAACCTAA
- a CDS encoding TonB-dependent receptor has product MFKHTLSLVASATLVASLGANTLQLEPIVVSASKSEQPLKEITANIDVITADELEERHITSVIDALKTLSNIPIAQNGGIGETSSFFLRGFSSENAVVLVDGIRYNDPTTPKGQSQLEHLMVNDVERIEILKGAQSGVWGANAVAGVINIITKKATEKLSIATSTEYGSYATTKLGANISQKIGNLSYYFGASQIKTNGFSSNVPKGKNPEDYEGDGYKNETVNSKISYDVTSSDTLHAQANFIDALSQYDAYAQPNSEANEIHQINRLGSLSYEHRFNQEDSLSATYSISSFDKKDPLGYTKAFIGTNKEGSIQGNYHYMPNAFLVIGGNVLHTKDTVSANELNSKGVFLTNTNRLDNLVLTESIRHDSYDTFADKTTGKIGAKYNFTEEIALSSNYGTAYRTPSLFELYASFYGNPNLQPETTKSFDITGSYKHLSATYYNNLVDNLIGSNPSTYVYEQVSGKSRLKGYELSYKNTITSDLVLDLGYNRLWAKNQNNQELQRRSKDTLRSTLDYYGISKLHIGFNAHYIGTRYDDIAQTKQTGRYTLWGAVVNYDATESLSFYLKGDNLSDKLYQEVDGYGTAGRTLYVGANAKF; this is encoded by the coding sequence ATGTTCAAACACACCCTGTCACTTGTTGCATCCGCAACACTCGTTGCCTCATTAGGGGCTAATACCCTCCAACTCGAACCTATCGTAGTCTCCGCTTCTAAAAGTGAACAACCCCTCAAAGAGATAACCGCTAACATCGATGTTATTACCGCTGATGAACTCGAAGAGAGACATATAACTTCGGTTATCGATGCCCTCAAAACCCTCAGCAATATTCCGATAGCCCAAAATGGGGGAATTGGGGAAACAAGCTCTTTTTTCCTTCGGGGATTCAGTTCTGAAAACGCTGTTGTGTTAGTAGACGGTATCCGCTACAACGATCCTACCACACCAAAGGGACAATCCCAACTCGAACACCTTATGGTCAATGATGTCGAACGAATTGAAATCCTAAAAGGGGCACAAAGCGGTGTTTGGGGGGCAAACGCCGTCGCCGGTGTGATTAATATCATTACCAAAAAAGCGACCGAAAAACTGAGTATCGCTACATCGACAGAGTACGGCAGTTACGCAACCACCAAACTAGGAGCTAACATCTCCCAAAAAATCGGTAATCTATCGTACTATTTCGGAGCAAGCCAGATCAAAACAAACGGCTTCTCTTCAAATGTTCCCAAAGGGAAAAATCCGGAGGATTACGAAGGAGACGGTTATAAAAATGAGACCGTAAACAGCAAAATCAGCTACGATGTGACCTCATCGGATACCCTTCATGCCCAAGCAAATTTTATCGATGCTTTATCACAATACGATGCCTACGCGCAACCTAACAGTGAAGCGAATGAGATTCATCAGATTAACCGACTAGGGAGTCTTAGCTATGAGCACCGCTTTAATCAAGAAGACTCACTTAGTGCGACGTACAGCATCTCCAGCTTTGATAAAAAAGACCCCCTCGGATACACCAAAGCATTTATAGGGACAAACAAGGAGGGGTCAATCCAAGGAAACTATCACTATATGCCAAACGCTTTTTTGGTCATAGGGGGAAATGTGCTCCATACCAAAGATACTGTTAGTGCTAATGAGCTTAACTCCAAGGGAGTTTTTCTAACGAATACGAACCGTTTGGACAACCTTGTGCTAACCGAATCTATTCGCCATGATAGTTATGATACGTTTGCGGATAAAACAACCGGTAAAATCGGAGCTAAATATAATTTTACAGAGGAGATTGCACTCAGTTCTAATTACGGAACTGCTTATCGTACCCCTTCCCTCTTTGAGCTCTATGCAAGCTTCTACGGAAACCCAAATCTCCAGCCCGAAACCACCAAGAGTTTCGACATTACCGGAAGCTATAAACATCTAAGTGCAACGTATTATAATAATTTGGTTGATAATCTCATCGGTTCTAACCCATCCACTTATGTCTACGAGCAAGTGAGCGGAAAATCACGTCTCAAAGGATATGAACTCTCGTATAAAAACACTATAACAAGCGATCTCGTGTTAGACCTCGGATATAACCGTCTTTGGGCTAAAAATCAAAACAACCAAGAACTTCAACGACGTTCAAAAGATACGCTCCGTAGTACACTGGATTACTACGGAATCAGCAAATTACATATAGGATTTAATGCTCATTACATCGGAACACGCTATGATGATATTGCCCAAACAAAACAAACAGGACGTTATACCCTATGGGGAGCGGTCGTAAATTATGATGCGACCGAGAGTCTCAGTTTCTATCTCAAAGGAGACAATTTGAGCGATAAGCTTTATCAAGAAGTTGACGGATACGGAACCGCAGGGCGCACTCTCTATGTTGGTGCAAATGCTAAATTCTAA